In the Sulfurivermis fontis genome, CTTCGATGGCCGCTCCATCATCCTCGCCGTCGCCGGCCTCATCGGCGGTCCGTTGGTCGCCCTGGTCAGCGCAGTGGTTGCTGGAAGCTTCCGCCTGTGGCTGGGAGGCGGTGGCGCCGCCGTCGGTGCGAGCGTCATCGCCATGGCCGCCGGCATCGGAACGGCGTTCCACTACTACCGCCGCCGCCTCGGTGGTCATCTTTCTCCCCTGCAGCTGCTCGGCTTCGGTCTGCTGGTGCACGTCATCATGCTGGCGCTGTTCCTGTTGTTGCCGCATGGTCATGGCCTGCGCATCATCGAGGAACTGGGAGCGGTGATTCTGGTTGTTTATCCCTTGGCCACCATGCTGATCAGTATGTTGTTCCAGGACTATGAGGAGCAGGAGACCACCAGGGCCCACCTGCACCAGCTCGCCTATTACGACAGCCTCACCGGCCTGCCCAACCGCGCCCTGCTTATCCAGCGTCTGGAGCGGCTGCTCGCCGACAGGCCGGAGAAGCCGGGCGACGGTGTGCTGATGTTTTTCAACCTCGACCGCTTCAAGACGCTCAACGATGCCCGCGGCCATGCCACCGGCGACAGCCTGCTGCGTGAAGTCGCTGCCCGCACCAAGCCGTTGCTGCACTCCGGCGATACCCTGGCGCGGGTCGGCGCAGACGAATTTGCCCTGCTGCTACACCGTCCCGGCGAACACGCCACCACCTTCCGCCTGACCATTACCGAGCTGGCCGGGCGGCTGCACGAAACGCTGCGCCAACCGTTGCACATAGGCTCCGATGAAATCTCCATCACCTTCAGCCTGGGTATCGTCATCTTCACCCCCGGCAGCGGTGAAAGCGCCAGCGATACCATGCGCTGTGCCGACACCGCCTTGCATCAGGCAAAACAGCGCGGCGGCAACCAGACCGTGTTCTTCGAGCAGACCATGTCCAAGACGGTGGAACACCGTTTCCGCATCGAACGCGAACTGCGTCGCGCCATCCAGAATGGCGAACTGCGGCTGTTCTTGCAGTCACAGGTCGACGCGGCGGGCGAGATCGTCGGCGCCGAATCCCTGATTCGCTGGCAACATCCGGAACGCGGCCTGATCACCCCGGCCGCCTTCATCCCCATCGCCGAGGAAACCGATCTCATCATCGATGTCGATACCTGGGTGTTCACCGAGGCCTGCACCCTGCTGACCCGCGTCGAGCTGGCCGATCGGCCGCTGCGTCTGTCGGTCAACATCAGTCCGCGCCATTTCCGCCAGCCCAGTTTCGTCGCCTGGGTCAAGGAAACCCTGCGTGCGACCGGTGCCAACCCGCGCCAGCTCACCCTGGAGATCACCGAAGGCCTGCTCATCGACAATCTCAACGACATCATCGCCAAGATGAATGAGCTGACCGCCCTTGGCATCCGCTTCTCGGTGGATGACTTTGGTACCGGCTATTCCTCGCTCACCTACCTCAAGCGCCTGCCGATCCACGAGATCAAGATCGACAAGTCCTTCGTGCAGGATGCCCCCAGTGATCCCAACGATGCCACCCTGGTGGATACCATCCTCGCCGTCGCCGAACGCATGGAACTCGATGTCGTTGCCGAGGGTGTGGAAACCAGCGAGCAGGCCGCCTTCCTCAACGCCCGCGGCAGGATCCTGCATCAGGGCTATCTGTACAGCCGGCCGGAACCGGCGGAAATCTGGCTGGAACGCCTGCGCTGAGGTTCCAGGACACGTCAGCCATTAGCGCGGCCTCATTCCTGCCAAGCCTCCAAGGCGACCTCCTCCGGCCACAACCGCAGCAATACCGCTGCCATCCGTTGCGGATCACCACTGGTAAGAAAACGCACCTCGCCCCGTCCGCACTCCTGCAACGTTCCGGCAGCAAGCAGACGACGGCGCAGTTCGGCCGCCACGGCGGGGCCGGTTTCCAGCACCTCCACCGCCGCACCGGCGATCTCTTCGATAAGGCCGCGCAGAAAGGGGTAGTGGGTACAGCCGAGCACAATCTGATCGGCCCCGGCCGCTAGCAGCGGCGCGAGATATCCCTGCAACAGGCGGCGGGTCTCGGCCCCCTCCCAGTCCCCCTGCTCGACCCGCTCCACCAGGCCCGGGCAGGCCTGCGCCACTACCCGGGCGCGATCACCGTAGCGGGCCAACAGCGCGGCATAACGCGGGCTGGCGAGGGTGGCACTGGTGGCGAGTACGCCGACGGTACCGCTGCTGGTGCGATGCACGGCCGGCTTCACCGCCGGTTCGATGGCGACGATGGGCAGGGAATAGAGCGTGCGCAAGTGCTCCACCGCAACGGCGGTGGCGGTGTTGCAGGCCACCACCACCGCCTTGGCGCCGTGCTCCACCAGATACCGGGTGATGCGCTCGGAACGTTCGCGGATACGCTCGGGGGTCAGGTCGCCGTAGGGGGCGTGGGCCGAGTCGGCGATATACAGCAGGTTTTCCGCCGGCAGCAATTCGCGGATGGCGCGCAACACGGATAGGCCGCCCACACCGGAATCGAACACGCCGATGAATCCCGCCTGCACAGTTCCCTCCATTCAGCGAAAACAAACCCGTTAAACGCAAAGACGCCAAGGCCGCCACGCACGCAAGGAGTGGTGATGTCCATTGTGGAAGCCCGATTTATCAGGCACCCGCCCAGCAGAGCTGGGCACCCACAAAAACCGGGCAAGTACCTTAGGCGCTGGAAAACTTTGCGCTCTTGGCGGCCTTGGCGTCTTTGCGTTGAAAGCCTCTTACTTCTCCCGCGTATCGAAGAAGCGCACCTCCGGCCAACGCTCCTGGGTCAGATTCAGATTGACGCGGGTGGGCGCCAGGTAGGTGAGCAGGCCGGAGCCGTCGATGGCGAGGTTGTCGTGGGCCTTCACCTTGAACTCCTCCAGCTTCTTGGCGTCGTCACATTCCACCCAACGTGCCGTATTGATGGTCACCGGCTCGAAGATGCAGTCGACGTTGTACTCGTCCTTCAAACGATAGGCCACCACATCGAACTGCAGCACGCCGACCGCGCCGAGGATCAGGTCGTTGTTCTTGAGCGGACGGAACAACTGGGTGGCGCCCTCCTCCGACAGCTGTTCCAGTCCCTTCTGCAACGCCTTCATGCGCAGCGGATCCTTCAGCACGGCGCGGCGGAACAGCTCCGGTGCGAAATGCGGGATACCGGTGAACTTGAGGTCCTCGCCCTCGGTGAAGGTGTCGCCGATCTGGATGGTGCCGTGGTTGTGCAGGCCAATGATGTCGCCGGGCCAGGCATCCGCCACCTGCTCGCGCTCCTGCGCCATGAAGGTGATGGCCTGCGCGATCTTCACGTCGCGGCCGATGCGCACGTGTTTTACCTTCATGCCCTGACTGTAGCGGCCGGAGCAGACACGCAGGAAAGCGACGCGGTCGCGGTGCGCCGGGTCCATATTGGCCTGAATCTTGAACACAAAGCCGCTGAACTTCTCCTCGGTGGGCTGCACGGTGCGCGTCGTGGTGGCGCGCGGCAGCGGCATCGGCGCATAGTCCACCAAGGCGTCGAGCACCTCGCGCACACCGAAGTTATTGATGCCGGAACCGAAGAACACCGGAGTCATTTCACCCTGGCGGAACGCCGCCAGATCGAACTCGTGGCTGGCGCCGCGCACCAGTTCGATCTCGTCGCGCAGTTCCTGCGCCAGGCTGCCGAACAGTTCGTCCAGGCGCGGATTGTCCAGGCCCTGCACGATCTCCGCCTCGGCGATCCTGCCGCCGTGCTGGGCCGAGAACAGATAGATGGCGTCGTTGTAGAGGTGGAACACACCCTTGAAACCCTTACCCATGCCGATGGGCCAGGTGATGGGGGCGCACTTGATCTTCAGCACCTGCTCCACTTCATCCAGCAGGTCGATGGGCGGCCGGCTCTCGCGGTCCATCTTGTTGACGAAGGTGATGATCGGCGTATCGCGCAGGCGGCAGACGTCCATCAGCTTGATGGTGCGCTCCTCGACGCCCTTGGCACCGTCGATGACCATCAGTGCCGAGTCCACCGCCGTGAGCACGCGGTAGGTGTCCTCGGAGAAGTCCTCGTGGCCCGGGGTATCGAGCAGGTTGATGACATGATCGCGGTAGGGAAACTGCATCACCGAGGAGGTGACCGAGATGCCGCGCTGCTTTTCCAGCTCCATCCAGTCGGAGGTGGCGTGGCGCGCGGCCTTGCGCCCCTTCACCGTGCCGGCCAGCTGGATCGCCCCACCGAACAGCAGCAGTTTTTCCGTCAGCGTGGTCTTGCCGGCGTCCGGGTGGGAGATGATGGCGAAGGTGCGGCGGCGCGCCGCCTCTTTCTCGAAGATGCTCATGGGTATCGTGATAGCCGCAAAAGGTCGTCATTTTACCTGATCCCGGGCCCGCCGTGGGCTAGCAGCCTGTCGGACTTGGGACTGCTCTACTGCACTGGCGGGAGAACGGTCCAAATTTCCCCGCTTTTTCCCTACATGGAACCACCATGCGCGTCAGAATCGTGAAAATTAACCTCGTTCTCCCACCATGCGCGCTACGATCGCCCAACTCCGACAGGCTGCTAGCGCAGATAACCCCAGCTCTTCAGGCGCTGGGCGGAATACTTGGCGGCATCCCCCTGTTGCGTGATCCCCAGGTAGGCGCGGTAGTGCTGTGCCGCCCCCTTCTTGTCGCCCGCACCCTCCAGCGCCACGCCCATAAGGAAGGTGACGCCCGGATCCCCGGGCAACAACTGATCGAAACGCTGCAGGGATTCGTAGGCGGCATCGGGCTGGCGCATGCTCAGCGACAATACGCCGAGCAGTTTGTGCGCCTGCGCCTCCTGCGGGTACACATCCTTGGCCTTACTGGCGTATTCGCGCGCCTCCTTGTTCTTCTTCTGCGCCTGCAGGCATTGCGCCATACGCAGGTTGGCGGCGTAATCGTCCGGTGTCAGCTTGAGTGCGGCCTGGAAATGTTCCTCCGCCTTTTTATATTCCTTGGCGGCCAGTGCGGTCTCGCCGCGTTTGCATTCGTCGATGGTGGACTTGAGCTTGCGCAGGCTGGCGGTGCTGTCCATGAAGCGTTCGCGCTGCGGATCGGCCTTCTTGCTCGCCGCATAGCGCGTATCGGCCAGTTCGCGTGCCGTATTGCGCCGCTCGGTGCTCATCGGGTGGGACGAAAACATGGTTTCCAACAGGCTGGGCTCGTGCTTTTCCTGGTCTACCAGGAGCTGATGCAGACGCACCATGCCGGTAGCGGGATAGCCGCCACGCACCATGTACTCCTGCCCCAGCGCATCGGCCTCGCGCTCGTTGTCACGCGAGTAGCTGGCCAGCAGCGCACTGGCGCCGATGGTGCTGCCGATGCCCGCCACCGTACCCCATTCCGAATCAGCAGTCGCCACGGCGACACTGGCTATCGCCACCTGGGCCAGCAGCGCCTTGCCCTGGCGTTGTGCCGCATGGCGTGCATTGACATGGCCGATCTCGTGCCCCAGCAGTGCCGCCAGTTCCGCCTCGTCATCCAATTCGGTGAGGATGCCGCGCGTCACGCCCATGGCGCCGCCGGGGAAGGTATAGGCGTTGATATAGTTGGCGTTCAGCACGCGAAAGGAATACGGCATCTGCGGACGGTGGCTGCGCTGGGCCAGGCTGCGGCCGACACCGCTGACGTAGTCGTTCACCGCGCCATCCTGAATGGCGCCCAGATCGGCGGAAAACTGGTGCGGCGACACTTGTGCATCGACCGCACGTTCCTGTGCCTCGCTCATGCCGACCAGGATGCTCTTGCCGGTCACCGGCGAGGTGGCGCATCCCTGTAGCGAGATACCGGCCGCACCCAGCGTACCGGCCCCGAGCAGCCATAGCGCCTGGCGCCGGGTAATGCGGTTGAGTTGCAGACTCCTGGCCAGTTCATCACCGAAACTCATCATGCTTCCTCCCTGCAGTTCAAAGTGCCAGCGCCATGATCAGCGCGTCCTCACGGCCACGTGCCGCCGGATAATAATCGCGCCGCAGGCCGGCCTGGTTAAAACCGATGGATTCATAAAGATGCACCGCTACCCGATTGGACGGGCGGACCTCGAGAAACGCGGTGTCGGCACCGTGACCGCGCGCCAGATCGAGCAGATGGTTCAGCAACTTGCGTCCCAGGCCGCGGCCCTGATGATCGGGATGTACCGAGATGTTGAGGATATGCGCCTCGCCGGCGCCGACCGACAGGATGCCATAGCCGATGATACTGTCAGCCGCCTCGTATACCCAGCAACTGTAATTGGCGCGCAGGCAATCGCGCATGATGCCTTCGGTCCAGGGATAAGGGTAATTGAGCAGTTCGATCACCATTACACCGGGCACATCCTCCTCATGCATCGGACGCAGACGCGGCGCTGCATTGTGCAGTGACGCACTCATGACGCACGCTGCTGTTGCATGACAGTCAGCGCCAGACGCAGGTCAGCCCAGGCCTTGCGCTTCTCCCCCGGCGAACGCAGCAGATAGGCCGGATGATAGGTGACCACCAGGGGGATGTCGCCATAGCGGTGAACCTGGCCGCGCAACTTACCGATGGGCGTATCGGTCTTGAGCAGGTGCTGCGCCGCGATGCGCCCGACCACCAGGATCAGGCGCGGTTCGATTAGCGCGATCTGCCGTTGCAGATAAGGTTCACAGTTGGCCGCCTCGTCGGGACGGGGATCACGATTGCCGGGCGGACGGCACTTGAGCACGTTGGCAATGTACACCTGCCCGCGCTGAAGGCCGATGGCATGCAGCATGGCGTTGAGCAGCTGGCCGGCACGGCCGACGAAGGGTTCACCCTGGGCATCTTCCTCGGCCCCCGGTGCCTCGCCGATCACCAGCCACTGGGCCTGGCGATCGCCGACGCCGAACACGGTCTGGGTGCGCGACGCGGTAAGCTCGGCGCACAGGGTGCAGTTCTTCACCCGCTGTTGCAGTGCCTCCCAGTCCAGCGACGCGATGTCATCCTTAGCATCGCCCTGGGACGAGGAACGAGGTACGAGGGGCGAGGGAATGTTTTCCTCGGGACTCGTATCGCTTACCTCATCCCTCCCGGGTGCGCTGCTGTCGCGTCGTACCCAGGTCTGGATGTCCATGGCATCGAGATACTGCAGGCGCCGCGTGTCCATCGCACTCAGACGGTCGGTACCTGCGGATGGGCCCGCTCCGACGGCGCCATGATCTTGTTGAGCGCGTTGAGGTAGGCCTTGGCCGAGGCGATGACGATGTCGGTATCGGCGCCCTGGCCGTTGACGATGCGACCGCCCTTCTCCAGGCGCACGGTGACCTCGCCCTGGGCGTCGGTGCCGCTGGTGATGTTGTTGACCGAATACAGTTGCAGGGTGGTGCCGCTGTCGATCACGCTCTCGATGGCCTTGAAGGTGGCATCCACCGGACCGCCGCCCTGGGCACACAGCTTCTGCTCCTCACCATCCACCGCCAGCGTGACGCAGGCCTCCGGCGTCTCGCCGGTTTCGCAGCAGACATGCAGATACACCAGCTTGATGCGCTCGTTGACGTCGCTCTCGATAGCGGTCTCGGTCACCAGGGCCTGCAGATCCTCGTCGAAGATTTCATGCTTCTTGTCGGCCAGGTCCTTGAAGCGGGCAAAGGCGGCATTGAGGGCCTCGTCCGATTCGAACTCGATACCCAACTCGCTGAGGCGGCTCTTGAAGGCATTGCGGCCGGAGTGCTTGCCCAGCACCATGCGATTGGCGCTCCAGCCCACGTCTTCGGCGCGCATGATTTCGTAGGTCTCACGGTGTTTGAGCACGCCGTCCTGGTGGATGCCCGACTCGTGGGCGAAGGCATTGGCGCCGACGATGGCCTTGTTGGGCTGCACGGCGAAGCCGGTGATGCTGGCGACGAGGCGCGAGGTGGGCACGATCTGGGTGGTGTCGATGTGTTCCACCTGACAGGGGAACACGTCCTGACGCGTGCGCACCGCCATCACGATCTCCTCCAGCGCGGCGTTGCCGGCGCGCTCGCCCAAGCCGTTGATGGTGCACTCCACCTGGCGCGCGCCGCTCATCACCGCGGCCAGCGAATTGGCCACGGCGAGACCGAGGTCGTTGTGACAGTGTACCGAGAACACCGCCTGGTCGGCGTTGGGCGTGCCCTCGATGGCCTTGCGCACCAGTTCGCCGAACTGGTGCGGCACGTTGTAGCCGACGGTGTCCGGGATGTTGATGGTGCGCGCGCCGGCCTTGATCACTGCCTCGAAGATACGGTTCAGAAAGGCGATGTCGGAACGGCCGGCATCTTCGGCGGAAAACTCCACGTCATCGGTGTAGTGGCGCGCACGCTTCACCGCCTGCACCGCCTGCTCCACCACCTGGTCCGGCGTCATGCGCAGCTTGCGCTCCATGTGGATCGGTGAGGTGGCGATGAAGGTGTGGATGCGGCCGGAGGCCGCCTCCTTCAGCGCCTCGCCGGCGCGGTCGATGTCCTTGTCCAGGGCACGCGCCAGGGAACACACCGTGCTGTCCTTCACCGCACGCGCCACCGCCTGCACCGACTCGAAATCGCCCTGGCTGGCGATGGCGAAACCGGCCTCGATGACGTTGACGCCCATGCGCTCCAGCGCCTTGGCGATGCGCACCTTCTCATCGCGCGTCATGGAGGCGCCGGGACTCTGTTCGCCGTCACGCAGGGTGGTGTCGAAAATAATCAGGGAGTCTTTCATCTAAAACCTCAATCGGTCCGCGAATGAACGCCAATGTACGCAAATAAACACCCGCCGGAAACTACCGCCTCATATCCGGTTCACTGGCGCTGTTTGCGTCCATTCGCGTTCATTTGCGGACCCCATTGTTGAAGGGTTAAATGTCGGCGGGCGGCGTACCAGTATCGTCGGAGTCGTGATGACGCTCGCGGCGCTTGCGCTGGCGCAGGTACACGGTCATCACCGGACCGGACAGGGCATAGAGCAGAAACACACCGAACAGCACCTTGGGCGGATCGATGGTGATGGTGACATAGACCAGCACCACGATGAGGATGGCGACGAAAGGCACCTTGCCGCGCAGGTCCAGCCCCTTGAAGCTGTGGTAGCGGATGTTGCTCACCATCAACAGCCCGGCGGCCAGGGTCAGTACGAAGGCCACCCAGCGCATGGTCTCGCCTTCCAGACCAAGGTCATGGCTGACCCATACCAGACCGGCGACGATGGCGGCGGCGGACGGACTGGCCAGCCCCTGGAAGAAACGCTTGTCGGCGACATGCACCTGGGTATTGAAACGGGCCAGGCGCAGGGCAGCGGCGGCGGCATAGATGAAGGCGGCGAGCCAGCCCACCTTGCCCAGGCTCTCCAGTGCCCAGGAATAGACCACCAGGGCCGGCGCCAGGCCGAAGGAGACCATGTCGGACAGGCTGTCGTATTCGGCGCCGAAGGCGCTCTGGGTATTGGTCAGGCGGGCGACGCGGCCATCGATGCCGTCCAGCACCATGGCGATGTAGATGGCCACCGGTGCCGCGACATATTGCCCGTTCATCGCCGCCACGATGGCGTAGAAACCGGCAAACAGGGCAGCGGTGGTAAACAGGTTGGGCAGCAGGTAGATGCCGCGCG is a window encoding:
- the pssA gene encoding CDP-diacylglycerol--serine O-phosphatidyltransferase, with product MTDDITPKRPRGIYLLPNLFTTAALFAGFYAIVAAMNGQYVAAPVAIYIAMVLDGIDGRVARLTNTQSAFGAEYDSLSDMVSFGLAPALVVYSWALESLGKVGWLAAFIYAAAAALRLARFNTQVHVADKRFFQGLASPSAAAIVAGLVWVSHDLGLEGETMRWVAFVLTLAAGLLMVSNIRYHSFKGLDLRGKVPFVAILIVVLVYVTITIDPPKVLFGVFLLYALSGPVMTVYLRQRKRRERHHDSDDTGTPPADI
- the rimI gene encoding ribosomal protein S18-alanine N-acetyltransferase, with translation MSASLHNAAPRLRPMHEEDVPGVMVIELLNYPYPWTEGIMRDCLRANYSCWVYEAADSIIGYGILSVGAGEAHILNISVHPDHQGRGLGRKLLNHLLDLARGHGADTAFLEVRPSNRVAVHLYESIGFNQAGLRRDYYPAARGREDALIMALAL
- a CDS encoding putative bifunctional diguanylate cyclase/phosphodiesterase; translated protein: MKLLDIIHNIALLVALAALYQVVISRLLFRSVGGQIVFGLLFGTVAILGMLAPVSFTPGIIFDGRSIILAVAGLIGGPLVALVSAVVAGSFRLWLGGGGAAVGASVIAMAAGIGTAFHYYRRRLGGHLSPLQLLGFGLLVHVIMLALFLLLPHGHGLRIIEELGAVILVVYPLATMLISMLFQDYEEQETTRAHLHQLAYYDSLTGLPNRALLIQRLERLLADRPEKPGDGVLMFFNLDRFKTLNDARGHATGDSLLREVAARTKPLLHSGDTLARVGADEFALLLHRPGEHATTFRLTITELAGRLHETLRQPLHIGSDEISITFSLGIVIFTPGSGESASDTMRCADTALHQAKQRGGNQTVFFEQTMSKTVEHRFRIERELRRAIQNGELRLFLQSQVDAAGEIVGAESLIRWQHPERGLITPAAFIPIAEETDLIIDVDTWVFTEACTLLTRVELADRPLRLSVNISPRHFRQPSFVAWVKETLRATGANPRQLTLEITEGLLIDNLNDIIAKMNELTALGIRFSVDDFGTGYSSLTYLKRLPIHEIKIDKSFVQDAPSDPNDATLVDTILAVAERMELDVVAEGVETSEQAAFLNARGRILHQGYLYSRPEPAEIWLERLR
- a CDS encoding peptide chain release factor 3, with amino-acid sequence MSIFEKEAARRRTFAIISHPDAGKTTLTEKLLLFGGAIQLAGTVKGRKAARHATSDWMELEKQRGISVTSSVMQFPYRDHVINLLDTPGHEDFSEDTYRVLTAVDSALMVIDGAKGVEERTIKLMDVCRLRDTPIITFVNKMDRESRPPIDLLDEVEQVLKIKCAPITWPIGMGKGFKGVFHLYNDAIYLFSAQHGGRIAEAEIVQGLDNPRLDELFGSLAQELRDEIELVRGASHEFDLAAFRQGEMTPVFFGSGINNFGVREVLDALVDYAPMPLPRATTTRTVQPTEEKFSGFVFKIQANMDPAHRDRVAFLRVCSGRYSQGMKVKHVRIGRDVKIAQAITFMAQEREQVADAWPGDIIGLHNHGTIQIGDTFTEGEDLKFTGIPHFAPELFRRAVLKDPLRMKALQKGLEQLSEEGATQLFRPLKNNDLILGAVGVLQFDVVAYRLKDEYNVDCIFEPVTINTARWVECDDAKKLEEFKVKAHDNLAIDGSGLLTYLAPTRVNLNLTQERWPEVRFFDTREK
- a CDS encoding M48 family metalloprotease; the protein is MSFGDELARSLQLNRITRRQALWLLGAGTLGAAGISLQGCATSPVTGKSILVGMSEAQERAVDAQVSPHQFSADLGAIQDGAVNDYVSGVGRSLAQRSHRPQMPYSFRVLNANYINAYTFPGGAMGVTRGILTELDDEAELAALLGHEIGHVNARHAAQRQGKALLAQVAIASVAVATADSEWGTVAGIGSTIGASALLASYSRDNEREADALGQEYMVRGGYPATGMVRLHQLLVDQEKHEPSLLETMFSSHPMSTERRNTARELADTRYAASKKADPQRERFMDSTASLRKLKSTIDECKRGETALAAKEYKKAEEHFQAALKLTPDDYAANLRMAQCLQAQKKNKEAREYASKAKDVYPQEAQAHKLLGVLSLSMRQPDAAYESLQRFDQLLPGDPGVTFLMGVALEGAGDKKGAAQHYRAYLGITQQGDAAKYSAQRLKSWGYLR
- the murI gene encoding glutamate racemase yields the protein MQAGFIGVFDSGVGGLSVLRAIRELLPAENLLYIADSAHAPYGDLTPERIRERSERITRYLVEHGAKAVVVACNTATAVAVEHLRTLYSLPIVAIEPAVKPAVHRTSSGTVGVLATSATLASPRYAALLARYGDRARVVAQACPGLVERVEQGDWEGAETRRLLQGYLAPLLAAGADQIVLGCTHYPFLRGLIEEIAGAAVEVLETGPAVAAELRRRLLAAGTLQECGRGEVRFLTSGDPQRMAAVLLRLWPEEVALEAWQE
- a CDS encoding 2-isopropylmalate synthase, with translation MKDSLIIFDTTLRDGEQSPGASMTRDEKVRIAKALERMGVNVIEAGFAIASQGDFESVQAVARAVKDSTVCSLARALDKDIDRAGEALKEAASGRIHTFIATSPIHMERKLRMTPDQVVEQAVQAVKRARHYTDDVEFSAEDAGRSDIAFLNRIFEAVIKAGARTINIPDTVGYNVPHQFGELVRKAIEGTPNADQAVFSVHCHNDLGLAVANSLAAVMSGARQVECTINGLGERAGNAALEEIVMAVRTRQDVFPCQVEHIDTTQIVPTSRLVASITGFAVQPNKAIVGANAFAHESGIHQDGVLKHRETYEIMRAEDVGWSANRMVLGKHSGRNAFKSRLSELGIEFESDEALNAAFARFKDLADKKHEIFDEDLQALVTETAIESDVNERIKLVYLHVCCETGETPEACVTLAVDGEEQKLCAQGGGPVDATFKAIESVIDSGTTLQLYSVNNITSGTDAQGEVTVRLEKGGRIVNGQGADTDIVIASAKAYLNALNKIMAPSERAHPQVPTV
- a CDS encoding uracil-DNA glycosylase, with translation MDTRRLQYLDAMDIQTWVRRDSSAPGRDEVSDTSPEENIPSPLVPRSSSQGDAKDDIASLDWEALQQRVKNCTLCAELTASRTQTVFGVGDRQAQWLVIGEAPGAEEDAQGEPFVGRAGQLLNAMLHAIGLQRGQVYIANVLKCRPPGNRDPRPDEAANCEPYLQRQIALIEPRLILVVGRIAAQHLLKTDTPIGKLRGQVHRYGDIPLVVTYHPAYLLRSPGEKRKAWADLRLALTVMQQQRAS